From the Streptomyces pluripotens genome, one window contains:
- a CDS encoding ABC transporter permease yields MTSPIDIEGGGSSVVVDGGPGAEAKSDVVELEGRSPGRLMWTRFKRDRTGVISAYVVGFFFLVGLFAPLISKLYGKDPYTVYADERPELFDSAGVPVQPNGGISGKFWFGLEPGNGYDVFTKLIYGIRTSLTISVVVTVAVVVTAILLGVTAGYLGGKTDYFLGRLIDFLLAFPAQLFFIASMPVVVSLFVSPRDETPTYVRVIALITVQWFLGWMGLGRILRGTALALREREFIEAAKVSGASSWRIIRKEILPNIVTPLLVQATYLLPGFVTAEAGLSYLGVGIVQPTPDWGQMFAKASTELVMQNDITYMFFPGVSMIIFVVAFNLLGDSVRDAFDPKTAR; encoded by the coding sequence GTGACAAGTCCTATCGACATTGAGGGCGGCGGAAGTTCGGTCGTCGTCGACGGCGGACCAGGGGCGGAAGCGAAGAGCGACGTCGTCGAACTCGAAGGCCGCTCTCCCGGCCGGCTGATGTGGACGCGTTTCAAGCGTGACCGCACCGGCGTGATCTCGGCCTACGTCGTGGGCTTCTTCTTTCTGGTCGGGCTGTTCGCCCCGCTGATCTCCAAGCTGTACGGCAAGGACCCGTACACGGTGTACGCGGACGAGCGCCCGGAGCTCTTCGACAGCGCCGGTGTACCGGTGCAGCCCAACGGCGGTATCAGCGGGAAGTTCTGGTTCGGTCTCGAACCCGGAAACGGCTACGACGTCTTCACCAAGCTGATCTATGGCATCCGCACCTCGCTGACGATCTCCGTCGTCGTCACCGTCGCAGTGGTCGTGACCGCCATCCTGCTCGGCGTCACCGCCGGCTACCTGGGCGGAAAGACCGACTACTTCCTCGGTCGGCTCATCGACTTCCTGCTTGCCTTCCCGGCCCAGCTGTTCTTCATCGCCAGCATGCCGGTCGTGGTCTCCCTGTTCGTCAGCCCGCGCGACGAGACGCCCACGTACGTCCGCGTCATCGCGCTGATCACGGTCCAGTGGTTCCTGGGCTGGATGGGTCTCGGTCGCATCCTGCGGGGTACCGCACTCGCCCTGCGCGAACGGGAGTTCATCGAGGCAGCCAAGGTCAGCGGGGCGTCCTCGTGGCGGATCATCCGCAAGGAGATCCTGCCGAACATCGTCACGCCGTTGCTGGTGCAGGCGACGTACCTGCTGCCCGGCTTCGTGACCGCCGAGGCCGGGCTGTCCTACCTGGGCGTGGGCATCGTCCAACCGACGCCGGACTGGGGCCAGATGTTCGCCAAGGCCTCCACCGAACTGGTGATGCAGAACGACATCACCTACATGTTCTTCCCCGGCGTCTCGATGATCATTTTCGTGGTCGCGTTCAACTTGCTAGGGGACTCGGTCAGGGACGCGTTCGATCCCAAGACCGCGCGCTGA
- a CDS encoding ABC transporter substrate-binding protein, which yields MSRGRRHAYGAFSVLAAGALALAGCSKGGSDSGGNDNKDQQSAKRQQAPIKFGDAADSTGPAPAVPGAKTGGTMEVLQRDSYAHLDPGQIYVSDEMSVAQLIHRGLTGYKATSNDGKEHEVVGDLATDSGTTTDGGKTWKYTLKDGIKFQDGSPITSKDIRHSIERLFAPFINQGPTYLQQWLADTSGADYRKLLKDGPYKGKHLPDSILATPDDKTVIFHFQHAHPDLPYALAMSGYAVVSAKGDTKQQYDKAPEATGPYKIQSFKSGKSMVLVKNPNWDPKTDPIRHQYVDRFNFTFNQQFETSTKALLADTGADRTGVSFNNQVDAGNLSQVLRDPKLKSRRVSGYQPYVGQMNINLSHPAMQDKTVREAIAYALPITPFLRAYGGTDAMEVAGGLISPTVSGYDPSFDPWGKKKKPAGDPQKARELLKKAGKLNMKLTFGYVNTPEGQQYSTAMAAGLKKAGFDVQRQEIPAENYYDQVSKLNNNYDIFHTAWGADWPSASTVIPPLYDGRVIANGAQNYSQVNDPKVNSEIDRINQITDPVKSAAEWEKLDQYLVKDVINVVPTAYYKQTQIAGSKVGGLVYDDVIGGIDPRRLYIK from the coding sequence ATGAGTAGGGGCAGACGCCACGCATACGGCGCATTCTCCGTGCTCGCGGCCGGAGCGCTTGCGCTCGCCGGTTGCAGCAAGGGCGGCAGCGACAGCGGTGGCAACGACAACAAGGACCAGCAGAGCGCCAAGCGCCAGCAGGCGCCCATCAAGTTCGGTGACGCGGCGGACTCCACCGGCCCGGCCCCCGCCGTGCCCGGCGCCAAGACCGGCGGCACCATGGAGGTGCTGCAGCGCGACAGCTACGCCCACCTCGACCCGGGCCAGATATACGTCTCCGACGAGATGTCGGTCGCCCAGCTCATCCACCGGGGTCTCACCGGCTACAAGGCCACCAGCAACGACGGCAAGGAGCACGAGGTAGTCGGGGACCTCGCCACCGACTCCGGCACCACCACCGACGGTGGCAAGACCTGGAAGTACACGCTCAAGGACGGCATCAAGTTCCAGGACGGTTCCCCGATCACGTCCAAGGACATCCGGCACAGCATCGAGCGGCTCTTCGCGCCCTTCATCAACCAGGGTCCCACCTACCTCCAGCAGTGGCTGGCCGACACCTCGGGCGCCGACTACCGCAAGCTCCTCAAGGACGGGCCGTACAAGGGCAAGCACCTGCCCGACAGCATTCTTGCGACCCCGGACGACAAGACCGTCATCTTCCACTTCCAGCACGCGCACCCCGACCTGCCCTACGCGCTGGCGATGTCCGGCTACGCGGTGGTGTCGGCGAAGGGCGACACCAAGCAGCAGTACGACAAGGCGCCGGAGGCGACCGGCCCGTACAAGATCCAGTCATTCAAGTCCGGCAAGTCCATGGTGCTGGTCAAGAACCCCAACTGGGATCCGAAGACGGACCCGATCCGCCATCAGTACGTCGACCGTTTCAACTTCACCTTCAACCAGCAGTTCGAGACCTCCACCAAGGCCCTGCTCGCCGACACCGGTGCGGACCGGACAGGCGTCAGCTTCAACAACCAGGTGGACGCCGGAAACCTCTCCCAGGTGCTGCGCGACCCCAAGCTGAAGTCCCGCAGGGTCTCCGGCTACCAGCCGTACGTGGGTCAGATGAACATCAACCTGAGCCACCCGGCCATGCAGGACAAGACGGTTCGCGAGGCCATTGCCTACGCCCTGCCGATCACCCCGTTCCTGCGTGCCTACGGCGGCACCGACGCCATGGAGGTCGCCGGCGGCCTGATCTCCCCGACCGTCTCCGGCTACGACCCCTCCTTCGACCCGTGGGGCAAGAAGAAGAAGCCCGCCGGTGACCCTCAGAAGGCCAGGGAGCTGCTGAAGAAGGCCGGCAAGCTCAACATGAAGCTCACCTTCGGCTACGTGAACACCCCCGAGGGCCAGCAGTACTCCACGGCCATGGCGGCAGGCCTGAAGAAGGCCGGCTTCGACGTCCAGCGCCAGGAGATCCCGGCCGAGAACTACTACGACCAGGTCTCCAAGCTGAACAACAACTACGACATCTTCCACACTGCGTGGGGTGCCGACTGGCCGTCCGCCTCGACCGTGATCCCGCCGCTGTACGACGGCCGCGTGATCGCCAACGGCGCGCAGAACTACTCGCAGGTCAACGATCCGAAGGTCAACAGCGAGATCGACCGGATCAACCAGATCACCGACCCGGTCAAGTCCGCGGCCGAGTGGGAGAAACTCGACCAGTACCTCGTCAAGGATGTCATCAACGTCGTCCCGACCGCGTACTACAAGCAGACCCAGATCGCCGGCTCCAAGGTCGGTGGCCTCGTCTACGACGACGTGATCGGCGGCATCGACCCGCGTCGCCTGTACATCAAGTAA
- a CDS encoding ABC transporter permease yields the protein MLRFLVRRIIGAVVILFLLSIVTFLLFFGVPRDPALLMCGKSCNPGSIANIHHVLGLDKPITEQYWIFLHNLVLGSHQFAQGPCPAPCFGYSYHTNEQVWGTLMDRLPTTVSLTLGAAVCFLFLGLGTGLLAAWRRGTLIDKTATAGAMVISSLQIYFLGPLALAILVYQTHWLDKPAYNEFTKDPVSWFSGLLLPWVVLSTIFAAQYTRMARSSMIEQLQEEHVRTARAKGMSQRYVFFRYAWRGSLIPIVTIFGIDLGALLGGAIITEYTFSLPGLGQLAVQAVAFNDLPLLLGVMLFAAAMILLFNIIVDAAYAFIDPRVRLA from the coding sequence ATGCTGCGCTTCCTCGTCCGCCGGATCATCGGTGCTGTCGTCATCCTGTTCCTGCTGAGCATCGTCACGTTCCTGCTGTTCTTCGGGGTGCCCCGGGACCCCGCGCTGCTGATGTGCGGCAAGAGCTGCAACCCCGGCAGCATCGCGAACATCCACCACGTGCTCGGCCTGGACAAACCCATCACGGAGCAGTACTGGATCTTCCTGCACAACCTCGTCCTGGGCAGCCACCAATTCGCCCAGGGTCCGTGCCCGGCCCCCTGTTTCGGCTACTCGTACCACACCAACGAGCAGGTCTGGGGCACGCTGATGGACCGCCTGCCCACCACCGTCTCCCTCACCCTGGGTGCGGCCGTGTGCTTCCTCTTCCTCGGTCTCGGCACCGGTCTGCTCGCCGCCTGGCGGCGCGGCACGCTGATCGACAAGACGGCCACCGCCGGCGCGATGGTCATCAGCTCCCTGCAGATCTACTTCCTCGGCCCGCTGGCCCTGGCGATCCTCGTCTACCAGACGCACTGGCTGGACAAGCCCGCCTACAACGAGTTCACCAAGGACCCGGTCAGCTGGTTCAGCGGACTGCTCCTCCCCTGGGTGGTCCTCTCCACGATCTTCGCGGCCCAGTACACCCGTATGGCACGGTCCTCGATGATCGAACAGCTGCAGGAGGAACACGTCCGCACCGCCCGTGCCAAGGGAATGTCCCAGCGCTACGTCTTCTTCCGCTACGCCTGGCGCGGCTCGCTGATCCCGATCGTCACCATATTCGGCATCGATCTCGGCGCCCTGCTCGGCGGCGCCATCATCACCGAGTACACCTTCAGCCTGCCGGGGCTGGGCCAACTGGCCGTCCAGGCGGTCGCCTTCAACGACCTGCCGCTGCTGCTGGGCGTGATGCTGTTCGCCGCCGCCATGATCCTGCTGTTCAACATCATCGTCGACGCCGCGTACGCCTTCATCGACCCGCGCGTGCGGCTGGCCTAG
- a CDS encoding ABC transporter ATP-binding protein, whose protein sequence is MTTSTKASGAPAPVGTGPLLSVRDLYVNFRTEDGVVRAVDGLSFDLERGRTLGIVGESGSGKSVTNLTILGLHNPMFTTIEGEILLDGQELTTAREPELERLRGNKVAMIFQDPLTALSPYYTVGRQIAEPYMKHNGASKKEGWERAVEMLGKVGIPHPRERARDYPHQFSGGMRQRAMIAMALVCNPDLLIADEPTTALDVTVQAQILDLLKDLQQEFGSGIVFITHDLGVIADMADDVMVMYAGSAVERGTTDEVLRAPQHPYTWGLLHSMPRLDSDPGGLLSPIPGSPPSLLNPPSGCRFHPRCGYQERVEGRGRCVRERPSLAPDRASACHLTADQKRTIFIEEIKPRLG, encoded by the coding sequence GTGACCACTTCGACCAAAGCATCCGGTGCTCCAGCCCCCGTCGGCACCGGCCCGCTGCTCTCGGTGCGGGACCTGTACGTCAACTTCCGGACCGAGGACGGCGTCGTGCGTGCCGTGGACGGGCTCTCCTTCGACCTGGAGCGCGGCAGGACGCTCGGCATCGTGGGCGAATCCGGTTCGGGCAAGTCGGTGACGAACCTGACCATCCTCGGCCTGCACAACCCGATGTTCACCACGATCGAGGGCGAAATCCTGCTGGACGGTCAGGAACTGACCACGGCCCGCGAGCCGGAACTCGAAAGGCTGCGCGGCAACAAGGTCGCCATGATCTTCCAGGACCCGCTCACCGCGCTCTCCCCGTACTACACCGTCGGACGGCAGATCGCCGAGCCGTACATGAAGCACAACGGTGCCTCCAAGAAGGAGGGCTGGGAGCGTGCCGTGGAGATGCTCGGCAAGGTTGGCATCCCCCATCCCAGGGAACGGGCCAGGGACTACCCGCACCAGTTCTCCGGAGGCATGCGCCAGCGCGCCATGATCGCCATGGCGCTGGTCTGCAACCCCGACCTGCTGATCGCCGACGAGCCGACGACCGCCCTGGACGTGACCGTCCAGGCACAGATCCTGGACCTCCTGAAGGACCTGCAGCAGGAGTTCGGGTCCGGCATCGTCTTCATCACCCACGACCTGGGGGTGATCGCCGACATGGCCGACGACGTCATGGTGATGTACGCCGGAAGCGCGGTGGAGCGGGGCACGACCGACGAGGTGCTGCGCGCGCCCCAGCATCCCTATACCTGGGGCCTGCTGCATTCGATGCCGCGTCTCGACTCCGACCCCGGCGGGCTGCTCTCGCCGATCCCGGGTTCGCCGCCCTCGCTGCTCAACCCGCCCTCCGGCTGCCGCTTCCACCCCCGCTGCGGCTACCAGGAGCGAGTGGAGGGCAGGGGGCGCTGCGTGCGGGAACGCCCGTCGCTGGCCCCGGACCGGGCGTCGGCCTGCCACCTCACCGCCGACCAGAAACGGACCATCTTCATCGAGGAGATCAAGCCCCGACTGGGCTAG
- a CDS encoding ABC transporter ATP-binding protein, with product MNEDLVLPAPRARSAGADGDPLLEVSALTKHFPVKGGFPIRRTIGAVQAVDGIDLTVHAGESFGLVGESGCGKSTTGRLITRLLEPTGGTVTYRGQDITHANRKELAPIRSEIQMIFQDPYSSLNPRQTVGKIISGPMEVNGIQPEGGRERRVRELLEIVGLNPEHFNRFPHEFSGGQRQRIGVARALALNPKLIVADEPVSALDVSIQAQVVNLLQEVQKELGIAFVFIAHDLAVVRHFSQRVAVMYLGKIIEVGDRDSIYARPRHPYTHALLSAVPEVNLAEEAGAPRERIRLEGDVPSPISPPSGCRFRTRCWKATEKCGTEEPPLIRLSGDHHGHLTACHFPEEPTTEVRQEGVVLDRNPVAPEKDATE from the coding sequence ATGAATGAGGACTTGGTCCTCCCGGCCCCGCGTGCGAGGAGCGCCGGCGCCGACGGGGACCCGCTGCTGGAGGTCTCAGCCTTGACCAAGCACTTCCCGGTCAAGGGTGGCTTCCCGATTCGCCGCACCATCGGCGCGGTGCAGGCAGTCGACGGCATCGACCTGACCGTGCACGCCGGCGAGAGCTTCGGCCTGGTCGGTGAGTCCGGCTGCGGCAAGTCGACCACCGGCCGGCTGATCACCCGTCTGCTGGAGCCCACGGGCGGCACGGTCACCTACCGCGGCCAGGACATCACCCACGCCAACCGCAAGGAACTGGCGCCGATCCGGTCCGAGATCCAGATGATCTTCCAGGACCCGTACTCGTCGTTGAACCCGCGACAGACCGTCGGCAAGATCATCTCCGGTCCGATGGAGGTCAACGGGATCCAGCCGGAGGGCGGCCGGGAGAGGCGGGTCCGCGAACTGCTGGAGATCGTCGGTCTCAACCCCGAGCACTTCAACCGGTTCCCGCACGAGTTCTCCGGCGGCCAGCGCCAGCGCATCGGGGTGGCCCGCGCACTGGCCCTGAACCCGAAGCTGATCGTGGCCGACGAGCCGGTGTCGGCCCTCGACGTCTCCATCCAGGCGCAGGTGGTCAACCTGCTGCAGGAGGTCCAGAAGGAACTCGGCATCGCGTTCGTGTTCATCGCCCACGACCTGGCGGTGGTCCGGCACTTCTCCCAGCGCGTCGCCGTCATGTACCTCGGCAAGATCATCGAGGTGGGGGACCGCGACTCGATCTACGCCCGCCCGCGCCATCCGTACACCCACGCCCTGCTGTCCGCGGTTCCCGAGGTCAACCTGGCCGAGGAGGCAGGCGCCCCGCGTGAGCGCATCCGCCTGGAGGGTGACGTACCGTCCCCCATCTCCCCGCCGTCCGGCTGCCGCTTCCGCACCCGTTGCTGGAAGGCGACGGAGAAGTGCGGGACCGAGGAACCGCCGTTGATCCGGCTCTCCGGGGACCACCATGGCCATCTGACCGCCTGCCACTTCCCCGAGGAGCCGACGACCGAGGTACGACAGGAGGGCGTCGTGTTGGACCGGAACCCGGTGGCACCGGAGAAGGACGCGACGGAGTAG
- a CDS encoding M48 family metallopeptidase, giving the protein MARHERLFHRVLANGTQAAPSNAALYGAIVLATAVNLVTLALTGAGVWLLAAAGTWPERILGVLALLIAVLLRPRLGRMPGNVLAPDTAPTLYEVADRISAGLGTRPVDFIAVDGRFRSAYKVVGIRRRRVLVLGLPLWESLTPDERLALLGYELAHARVGARLSGRWIQAALDALVSWADVFRPGTDEQRERHAAVLSARRWAGRSGVGMANFGEALLRPLQELLVHTVHLLHRLLSRLGERSGEQAEYGADEAAARLASARSVEGLLEALLLRETAVFALRRAARSEGDVWEELRDHMNSVPGTERARRLRLSELRGDAAGTGFPPTYLRIQFVRKLSFAELPVPVTSAESRSIDAELEPTRAVFAAWLRESI; this is encoded by the coding sequence GTGGCCCGGCACGAGCGGCTGTTCCATCGCGTACTGGCGAACGGGACGCAGGCCGCACCGTCGAATGCCGCCCTCTACGGCGCGATCGTGCTCGCGACTGCTGTCAACCTGGTCACCCTCGCACTCACCGGCGCGGGAGTATGGCTGCTTGCGGCGGCAGGTACCTGGCCGGAACGGATCCTGGGTGTCCTCGCACTGCTGATCGCCGTGTTGCTGCGTCCCCGCCTCGGCCGGATGCCCGGGAACGTCCTCGCCCCCGACACCGCGCCCACGTTGTACGAGGTCGCCGACCGGATCTCCGCCGGACTCGGGACCCGTCCCGTGGACTTCATCGCCGTCGACGGCCGGTTCCGCTCCGCCTACAAGGTCGTGGGGATACGCAGGCGCCGGGTCCTCGTCCTGGGCCTGCCGCTCTGGGAGAGCCTCACCCCGGACGAACGGCTCGCCCTACTCGGATACGAACTCGCCCATGCCCGCGTCGGAGCACGCCTGAGCGGACGCTGGATCCAGGCGGCGTTGGACGCGCTCGTGTCCTGGGCGGACGTGTTCCGTCCCGGCACGGACGAGCAGAGGGAACGCCACGCAGCCGTGCTTTCAGCCCGTCGGTGGGCCGGCCGCAGTGGCGTCGGCATGGCCAACTTCGGCGAGGCGCTCCTCCGTCCGCTCCAAGAACTGTTGGTCCACACCGTGCACCTGCTCCACAGACTGCTGAGCCGACTCGGAGAGCGTTCCGGCGAGCAAGCGGAGTACGGGGCGGACGAGGCGGCTGCCCGACTCGCCTCGGCCCGCTCGGTCGAGGGGCTGCTGGAAGCGCTGCTGCTGCGTGAGACCGCCGTCTTCGCACTCCGGCGGGCGGCCCGGAGCGAGGGCGATGTCTGGGAGGAGCTGCGTGACCACATGAACTCGGTGCCGGGCACGGAGCGGGCACGGCGGCTGCGGCTTTCCGAACTGCGGGGAGACGCGGCCGGAACCGGCTTCCCGCCGACCTACCTGCGGATCCAATTCGTCCGCAAACTCTCCTTCGCTGAGCTTCCCGTGCCGGTGACCAGTGCCGAAAGCCGGTCGATCGACGCGGAACTGGAACCCACCAGGGCCGTGTTCGCCGCATGGCTCCGGGAGAGCATCTGA
- a CDS encoding class I SAM-dependent methyltransferase, producing MVDHSFADLSLAALYDSLNPWDPGDDFYLGLVMDARSVLDVGCGTGRLLRQARADGHRGRLMGLDPAAAMLVQARRAAPEVEWVLGDVRARQWDKEFDLVVMTGHAFQALVRDDEIRTCLRAVRAALGDGGRFVFDTRNPGARAWEGWSPERVYEVTATDGTPVRVWHEVQDDGLHQGLVRFTETFEGDGWPAPRVSHSVLRFLDTETLEGFLTEAGLAVVEQYGDWGRGPLTAAGEEIITVARRI from the coding sequence GTGGTAGATCACTCGTTCGCCGATCTTTCGCTTGCCGCGCTCTACGACAGCCTCAACCCCTGGGATCCGGGGGACGACTTCTACCTCGGGCTGGTGATGGACGCCCGCAGTGTGCTGGACGTCGGCTGCGGTACCGGACGGTTGCTCCGGCAGGCCCGGGCCGACGGGCACCGGGGGCGGCTGATGGGCCTGGATCCGGCCGCCGCCATGCTCGTACAGGCGCGCCGCGCCGCCCCCGAGGTCGAGTGGGTACTCGGCGACGTGCGGGCCCGGCAATGGGACAAGGAGTTCGACCTCGTCGTCATGACCGGGCACGCCTTCCAGGCACTGGTCCGGGACGACGAGATCCGCACGTGTCTGCGGGCGGTCCGTGCCGCCCTCGGCGACGGTGGGCGGTTCGTGTTCGACACCCGGAATCCGGGGGCCCGTGCCTGGGAGGGCTGGAGCCCGGAAAGGGTGTACGAGGTCACGGCCACCGACGGAACGCCCGTGCGGGTGTGGCACGAGGTCCAAGACGACGGACTGCACCAAGGCCTGGTCCGCTTCACCGAGACCTTCGAGGGCGACGGTTGGCCGGCACCGCGGGTGAGCCACAGTGTCCTGCGGTTCCTGGACACCGAGACGCTGGAAGGTTTCCTCACGGAGGCCGGCCTGGCGGTCGTCGAGCAGTACGGGGACTGGGGACGGGGGCCGCTCACCGCCGCCGGTGAGGAGATCATCACCGTGGCCCGGCGGATCTAG
- a CDS encoding ABC transporter ATP-binding protein yields MSSTTPLLDVSGLTKHFPIKGGFPIRRTVGAVQAVDGLDFQVTAGESLGLVGESGCGKSTTGRLITRLLEPTGGTVTYRGQDITHANRKELAPIRSEIQMIFQDPYASLNPRHTVGKIISGPMEVNGIQPEGGRERRVRELLEIVGLNPEHFNRFPHEFSGGQRQRIGVARALALNPKLIVADEPVSALDVSIQAQVVNLLQEVQKELGIAFVFIAHDLAIVRHFSQRVAVMYLGKIVEIADRDDLYSNPRHPYTRALLSAVPEASVDDEPRERIRLVGDVPSPINPPSGCRFRTRCWKATEKCATEAPPLVQVEGNKPSHLTACHYPETADTVPAPRLSKDPEAAA; encoded by the coding sequence ATGAGCAGCACCACTCCCCTCCTGGACGTCTCCGGGCTGACCAAGCACTTCCCGATCAAGGGCGGATTCCCGATCCGGCGTACGGTCGGCGCGGTGCAGGCCGTGGACGGGCTCGATTTCCAGGTCACCGCGGGCGAGAGCCTGGGCCTGGTCGGTGAGTCCGGCTGCGGCAAGTCGACCACCGGCCGGCTGATCACCCGTCTGCTGGAGCCCACGGGCGGCACGGTCACCTACCGCGGCCAGGACATCACCCACGCCAACCGCAAGGAACTGGCGCCGATCCGGTCCGAGATCCAGATGATCTTCCAGGACCCGTACGCCTCGTTGAACCCGCGGCACACCGTCGGCAAGATCATCTCCGGTCCGATGGAGGTCAACGGGATCCAGCCGGAGGGCGGCCGGGAGAGGCGGGTCCGCGAACTGCTGGAGATCGTCGGTCTCAACCCCGAGCACTTCAACCGGTTCCCGCACGAGTTCTCCGGCGGCCAGCGCCAGCGCATCGGGGTGGCCCGCGCACTGGCCCTGAACCCGAAGCTGATCGTGGCCGACGAGCCGGTCTCGGCCCTCGACGTCTCCATCCAGGCGCAGGTGGTCAACCTGCTGCAGGAGGTCCAGAAGGAACTCGGCATCGCGTTCGTGTTCATCGCCCACGACCTCGCGATCGTCCGGCACTTCTCCCAGCGCGTCGCCGTCATGTACCTCGGCAAGATCGTCGAGATCGCCGACCGCGACGACCTGTACAGCAACCCGCGCCACCCCTACACCCGGGCCCTGCTGTCCGCCGTGCCCGAGGCGTCGGTCGACGACGAGCCGCGCGAGCGCATCCGCCTCGTCGGCGATGTGCCCTCCCCGATCAATCCGCCGTCCGGCTGCCGCTTCCGCACCCGTTGCTGGAAGGCGACGGAGAAGTGCGCGACCGAGGCTCCGCCGCTGGTGCAGGTGGAGGGCAACAAGCCCAGCCACCTGACGGCGTGCCACTATCCCGAGACGGCGGACACCGTTCCTGCTCCGCGCCTCTCCAAGGACCCCGAGGCGGCGGCCTGA
- a CDS encoding ABC transporter ATP-binding protein, whose protein sequence is MTSTDSQPFLSIKDLKVHFSTEDGTVKAVDGLSFDLARGKTLGIVGESGSGKSVTNLTILGLHNPDSTKVEGSIELDGEELNGASEKTLEKLRGNKMAMIFQDALASLSPYHTIGTQIGEVYRKHTGASKAEARARAIEMLKRVGIPQPDSRVDNYPHEFSGGMRQRAMIAMALVCDPKLLIADEPTTALDVTVQAQIMDLLKDLQQEFGTSIIFITHDLGVIADIADDVLVMYGGRCVERGPKAEVLRAPQHPYTWGLLGSMPSLEGPVDVPLTPIPGSPPSLLNPPSGCRFHPRCAFADKVEGGKCAKERPSLEIMDGRGNACHLTDDQRREFLSHAVAGKAH, encoded by the coding sequence GTGACGAGCACCGATTCACAGCCCTTCCTGTCCATCAAGGACCTCAAGGTGCACTTCTCGACCGAGGACGGCACCGTCAAGGCCGTCGACGGCCTCTCCTTCGACCTCGCACGCGGCAAGACGCTGGGCATCGTGGGTGAGTCGGGGTCCGGCAAGTCGGTCACCAACCTGACCATCCTGGGCCTGCACAACCCGGACTCGACCAAGGTCGAGGGCTCCATCGAGTTGGACGGCGAGGAGCTGAACGGCGCCTCGGAGAAGACGCTCGAAAAGCTCCGCGGCAACAAGATGGCGATGATCTTCCAGGACGCCCTGGCCTCGCTGTCGCCTTACCACACCATCGGCACCCAGATCGGCGAGGTGTACCGCAAGCACACCGGCGCCTCCAAGGCCGAGGCCCGGGCGCGGGCGATCGAAATGCTGAAGCGCGTCGGCATCCCGCAGCCGGACAGCCGGGTGGACAACTACCCGCACGAGTTCTCCGGCGGTATGCGCCAGCGCGCGATGATCGCCATGGCACTGGTATGCGACCCGAAACTGCTGATCGCCGACGAACCGACCACCGCGCTGGACGTGACCGTGCAGGCCCAGATCATGGACCTGCTCAAGGACCTGCAGCAGGAGTTCGGCACCTCGATCATCTTCATCACCCATGACCTGGGGGTGATCGCGGACATCGCCGACGACGTGCTGGTGATGTACGGCGGCCGGTGCGTGGAGCGCGGCCCGAAGGCGGAGGTGCTGCGTGCACCGCAGCACCCCTACACGTGGGGCCTGCTGGGCTCCATGCCGAGCCTGGAAGGCCCGGTCGACGTGCCGCTGACCCCGATCCCGGGTTCGCCGCCCTCGCTGCTGAACCCGCCCTCCGGCTGCCGCTTCCACCCGCGCTGCGCCTTCGCCGACAAGGTCGAGGGCGGCAAGTGTGCCAAGGAGCGCCCGTCCCTGGAGATCATGGACGGCCGCGGCAACGCCTGCCACCTGACCGACGACCAGCGCCGCGAGTTCCTTTCCCACGCGGTCGCCGGCAAGGCCCACTGA